ACTGTCTCACAGGGCGCCACAGGTCCGCGTTAGCAGCTATTTCAAATCAGGCCCAATAGGATCAACATCAGAAAGACCAACTCCTGCTGCACTGCCGACCTCGTCCACAAGAGAGCGTGCAATCTGTTCACTGCCTGTGCTTGGACAGCAGCCATGAACATACCAAACTGTTGCCCAATCCCGTTTGTCacatcagtggaaaaaaaggcaaacttgATAGTATGTTGCCACACTTTCCAAGGATACAGAGGACGTATTTTAGTAGAGATAAGACAGCAGCCTGGCCTGATAAGTCATGATGAAATACTAACTCCTCCatacacagaggaaacacaaagctgcacaGTTATACAATTGTGAGCGTTGCCAAGATGCAGTTATGGGGTTTTCTATTTGTGCAATTAGtacagaataaggcattaacaCTGGGTAATGTTTGAGAATAATTGCCCTCTCAAACTGCTTACAGACAGACTTTGTTAGCAAACACTACAGGAGCCTtggattacacacacacacacacacacacacacacacacacacacacacacacacacacacacacacacacacacacacacacacacacacacagcccagatGGGAGACAGATGTTTAATAGACAAGGTCAAAGAGTCCACATAGTAATTGTCTGCTCCACCATTTCTCAGTATTCTCGGCATTGTTCAGATCACCACATCCACATAAATCCAGGAAATTTCCTGTGGAATGGAAACCATGTCCTACTCTCacagacctgtgtgtgtttgtcctcttgctctctctcacacacacacacacacacacacacacacacacacacacacacacacacacacacacacttttgttcTCGTCTCATGATACATACAACAGGGTTGGATTCATCACCcacacaacatcaacacataCGCCTAAGAAaactctttctctcctcctttctggGCGTTTCTGGGATCTGACAGTATTCAGAGAAAGTGCGGATGATGGCTGAGAGATGATGAAAGATAAGAAGAGGTGGAGAAATTTCTAATCTCATTATCCCTACCTAACCTAATCCACCAGGAGCAACACTTCCAAGTCATCCCCACCCTTTCATACACGTTGTACTCCACACAtcatacacagacactcacacaaaagATACATGCATGCACTGTAACATAAGGTGAGTCGTACCAATAAAGAAGAAAGATGGCAGACATGCAGGATACGTTGCTGCTGGGCTCAGAGGGAATCAAGAAAACCATCCTACACGGAGGGACCGGAGACATCCCAAAACTCACCACTGGGGCAAAGGTACCGTAGGCGATAGATCTAGAACATAGCTGATAGACACAGACGTAGCCAACTTAGCTCTCATCCATTAAAGAGCAAGTATTGTGTGCTGTTTCACTTTGCAGCCCATGTACTGTCCAGTGAAGACATCAAATTGAATCACATTTTAGATAAACTGCAGCTACGTATTGTCCTTCATTTCTGGACAAATTAAGGGGGATGGTTGTATCCCATGAAACTAGTTTTAATGTTCTAAATCTAATTAGAGGTACTGATAGAGTTATCATACTGTGCACAGCATCATATGACcatgcagaggcagagcagtgcaacagtatttttagacTGTGGTATGATGGTTGCAAAGCATCAAATAACAAACATGTCTTTGGCTATTGTTTGGACTTATCACATgatatgcttttgttttgtaataaaCTATGTTATATAGCATCACTTCAACTGTCTCCAATATGCACAAAACTAACAGGAGCAATAAGTAACAGGCATGTTAACAAGAGAGTTATTGGCTTGTTGAAAAGCACGACCGTGATATATTCTGTGAACGTTTGAACAGATTTGTGCTAATGAGCACGGCCTCATTACTCAAGAGTCATGGATTTCATTTTCCTGACTGATTACGTCAATTTTAAGCCACCGCAACTGAGTTTGATGCGGAAAAGTGTTGCTGCAATTCCCACTGGTAGCCAGTAGAGGTTGATTGAGGACATATATCATTCAATGCCGCTTTAATGAGagcagtgttttcagagcttAATCAATACACTTTGAACCATCTGCATCAGGTTTGGTGCAATTAATCTAACCTAAAAAGTGCtgttgtgtaatgtgattattttttaaGAAGGAAAGCCTCAACTTCTTTGAGGGATTAGCTTTTTTGCTCCTGAAGGTTCCCTAATAGTGTTTGACTTCATCCCAGGCTCAAATAGATGGCTTGTACTGGTACTGTATATGAGGCCATTGTTATCATGAAATATGGGGGAAGCTCGTGAAAGAGCAGTTGTTGCACCACAGTGtgcacacagtgctgctgaatGGTTTTGCTTTCCTTGGACGTTATACAACAATGCAACCTTGGCACGTCTGTccttcctcttgtctgtctggcCCTTTGAATAACTGAGATGTGTGAAGCTCGTGACATAATATTTTAGTTGAGACTGTGTGTCCCCTATTTCCACAAAATATGTTATCTTTGTCCGTCAGAGAGTTTTAACTTTCCCTCATGCAGTTtgattttattgtatttgcGATCAGCCGAATTTCAGGAAAGAATCAATGAATGAGtcactgtccatttttaaaCCTGGCACAAGTCTAATGAGTAATTTCCCCCACTTCTTTTCACTGCAGGTGACTTTCCACTTCCGCACCCAGTTGTGTGATGATGATCGCACAGTGATAGATGACAGCAAAGCGGTGGGGACGCCCATGGAAATAGTGATTGGCAACATGTTTAAACTGGACATCTGGGAGACCCTGCTGAACTCCATGAGGATCGGTGAGGTGGCCGAGTTCTGGTGTGACACCATTGTGAGTGCAAAAATATATACATTCATATGCATCTGTCCAGTTGAAGAAAATTAACAGAGGAGCAGCCAGATGATAATAGAAAATGCGTTACTGTTGACAGAGAACAGAGTGGAGTGCTCACAGCTCTTTCAGGGCTGGATCGAGGTGGAAACACTCACATGATAATGATAATTTATGtggtttaaaacaaacattCGTGAATTAAAACTCTGACTGTCTGGTTCTCTGTGAATTCTCTATAGAGGTCTGTATACACAAGGTTTATGCCGCTGGCCCAGGTGTTATGAAGCAAGCTTACTTCCTCTGAATATTTGTACCTTATGTAATCTATAATTTGTTAtgtctggtctgtgtgtgtgtgtgtgtgtgtgtgtgtgtgtgtgtgtgtgtgtgtgtgtgtgtgtgtgtgtcagagacagATGGGTTGAGGCATACTGTCATTAATCTGCAGCAGCCTCACTTTTTCCTAATCGGCTCTGATTCCTGCTGAATCAGCACCACTGACTGCCCTCCATTCTGATTAGATTTGATGGGGCTTAGAGCGTTTATTCACTCGTCTGAACAACATGGCTGCACCACACACTCCGCTGCATATGTCGTGCAGTATCTCTCACATCCAGTGGAGGGCGAAGTCGGCATGTTAAACTGGGAGGAAATAGGCTGGAAATAATGTGAAACAAAGCATTAAGGTTTAAATCACAATTAATCTTTGATTAgtttaatgtaaaatgaaacagaTTGCATCATGCGCTGATTAAGAGATACAAAACATAATGACAAAAAGCTTAATACTTTATTCCTCTCTGTTGGAATGCTTGGAATGATCATTTTAACATGTAAATTACTTTATTAATACCTCTGTTGCTTTTCTTGAGCTTTATTCCATTTCAACATCTTTAAAGAAGTTTGTTAAGggacattttgatttgttgcGCTTTGTGATATTGgactaaatgaataaaattgaTGTTATTTCTAGAAAACTGTGGATTTTAAGGTTGATTTGTGATCCTTAATTAGCCTCTCCATAAGCTTAAAAGCCAAAAACAGACTGCAGTGATGTCATATATGGACATATCCAGGAGATGCTTCATAAACAGTGAACAATGGAGCTCCTTTGAAGAACTTCAAAGCCTGCAGTTACATGACAGTGAGGCATCAGACTGATTCTAAACTTTGACTCTACtgatcctctcctctccagcacaCTGGCGTTTATCCACTTGTGGCCAAGGGTATGAGGCGCATTGCAGAGGGCAAAGACCCAGTCGACTGGCACATCCACACATGTGGTATGGCCAACATGTTCGCCTACCACACCCTTGGCTACGATGACCTGGACGAGCTGATGAAGGAACCAAAACCTCTCTACTTTGTCCTGGAGCTGATCAGGGTGAGACAGAATAGAGATGGCTACATAGATATGTGCAAAGAAGCAGGACATTAGTGGGGTTGAGCATAGCAGCACAGTTCAATGCTACAATGATTTAAAATACTCTAAGTTGtgggaaaactgaaaaacaaactcctgcatgtatgtgtatgatTGACAGGTGCAGCAGCCCAGTGAGTACAACAGGGAGACGTGGGCTATGAGTGATGAGGAGAGGCTGAAGGCTGTGCCTGTGCTGCACGGCCAGGGGAACAAGCTCTACAAACAAGGACAGTACCAACTGGCCACACAAAAGTACAAAGAGGCCATCATCTGCATCAAGAATGTTCAGACGAAGGTGACCACGTCAAAGAAATGGCCCAAAACAGAATTTTATCTGCTTCTATGACACAGACTGAACTGCTTTCCCCCTCAGGAGAAAGCCTGGGAAGTCCCGTGGCTGAAGCTGGAGAAGATGGCCAACACCTTAACACTCAACTACTGCCAGTGTCTCCTGCGCATGGAGGAGTACTACGAGGTCATTGAACACACCAGCGACATCATCAACCAGCACCCAGGTGTGGCACCGACACGCTGATAGGACGATGGAGTGAGGGGTTACGtagacatttttaaagcagtAAAAGTTTTCTAAAATAATCACTTTTCAGCCTGTTGATATATGAGCGTGAAAGACTGTCATGCTGTGTAAGCAATACAGCCGCACTGCTTTCAGCCTTTAACAAGCAgggtgtgttttcactgagtgtgtgtgtgcagtttttaatGGTAGCtgtaaatgtatgtttcatATGTCTATAAAAGTCTAAAAGGTCTGGTGCCTGTTCTCCAGTATGCACAGTCTGTACTTGTATGTGTTCATAGACGCACATCTaaactgagctaaaaaaaagacacatttctgtctttattgaATGCTATAGAGATGTCCAGGTCTGCTGTCAAACATGTCTTTGTCTGCATCATGTCCTGCAGGTGCAGTAAAAGCTTTCTTCCTGCGAGCCAAGGCCCACGTGGAAGTGTGGAACGAGGCGGAGGCCCGGCAGGACTTCAGCAGGGTGCTGGACCTGGACCCTGGCATGAAGAAGGCTGTCAAGAAGGAGCTGGCTGTGCTTAACATGCGCATGGAAGAGAAGAACCAGGAGGACAAGAACAAGTACAAGGGCATGTTCTGAGCGGGACAGTGCAGCAGAGCTCAGGGAATCAGGGAAATGATGGGCTTTTACCTTTAACCActtgctgtctctctcaggAGTGTGAAAGTCCAATAAAATGACGCCAGTTTATTAGATGAGGGAAGCGAGAACTGAGACGATCTACAAGTTAAATAAGGACTTTTCACACgaataaaatgtgatgcattattgatttgtttgaatAAGCTGTCTGACATTTATTCTAAATATGTATCCATGTTAAGCAAGGCCTATAGATGTACCTAAAGGTTAAGATTATTGAtttcaataacaataataattacagTTTGTTTTAAGGTACACAACGCAAATTCACACATTGGCAAGAGTTGGATAAGAAGGTCGATGTCACACTGCACAGCTGGAACTAGCAGCTGTTAATTTGTCACTTGTAAATTCTAGtagcataaaataaaattacaacCAGATCACTTCTCTAAGTCCTGTAAGCACATTGATCTTCCACAAGGTGGAGCTCTGACCACAATcatcctcctgcttcctcttccaGAAACTAACCTGAGCCCTGAGTAGCTCGGTCTCATTTTCCTGAAGAGTCAGGGGGCTCgtaaaaataaatgatctgGGCTGTTTGCTTCTTTCCTTTGTGCGTCCTGAAAAAGCTTATTGCAGAGTGTTTGTTATAAAGTAGGGAGGGGCAAAGCTTTGATAGTGACAGCAGAAAGAGATGCAAGGAAGCAGAGGCTCTTTAATGCGGGGACTGATACGTGCACTGAAAAACGCATTTGAATGCACTTATGTTTGTGCAAAGAGATAAAATATTCGATCAATAGcattatgacatcactgtggaGGCTCAGTTTCATTCAGGGAATCCCCCGCTCATCACTAGCTGCACTATCCCCCCACATCACTACCACAGGTCACAGCGTGGTGTAGCAGTAACTCTGGGAAATGAGGCTGACGCTAATGCACCAGTCTAATGATGAGGAAAATCAATAGCAGCAGatcaaagggaaaaaaaaaaaaaaaaggatggtcGTGATTAAACATTAAAGCCATAGCATCCAGCCTACAACCATCGTGACTAATGCAGTTTTACGGTCTGAGGCAAGTAAACAAAGAGACTAAAAACTGAGGTTTAATACAGGACTCATTACAGACTGCGTGCGATTTATCTCTTTCCAGATCCAGTAAAACACTTTTATTAATCTTCACACCTGAATCTCCACAGTGCTGCTTAGAAAATGGGCTCAGAAAGAGTTGATTTATGATGTCGGGCACAGGAGCTCATTGCCCCGGACCAAAACACGACGAGGCTACAGTAAATTCTGCATAGCAGCACGACCCGCTGCTGGCTTTCCTCCAGAAACCGCTGGTGCTGATGttgagaagaggagaagaaagggaggaggagggggaggaggagtaggAATAGGAGGAAGGGGCTCCGCACCTGACTGCCCTGCTCCGACATGAGATCTGTCAATTTTGCCAGAGGAAGCCAATTTCATACCGGAAGTACGATTATGGCGTATTCAAAATAAAGACTTCTAAATGTCAGATCTTGGAAGGAAGGCAATaaatgaaggtgtgtgtgtgtgtgtgtgtgtgtgtgtgtgtgtgtgtgtgtgtgtgtgtgtgtgtgtgtgtgtgtgtgtgtgtgtgttcgtcttcaccctttcttttcacttttcactttcctttcttttatgtttatttatgtacaaGTACCTCGTGAAGAATAAGCTTTAAAACAGATTACTTTCTGTTTCACCTTCATATAAAACGCATTCATTTGGCAAATGCTTTTATTCAGAGAAAGATACATGTCTTCCCTGTTCAAATAGCTGACTGGGAGGTATGTGGGGTTCACTGTCTTGATTGAGGGCACTTGGGGACAGAAGGAGGTGGATTTTGAACCATGACTCCGTCATTACCAGCCAAACTCGTTCCTCCGTCTGAGCCATATGTCCCGAAGCTATACAGGCAACATGAATAGCGATTAACTATGCCTGATTTCATTTCATagtgttttgtcattttgcatatgttgctttgaaaataagccaaaaaaaaaaaaaaaaaaaagtacaactGGAGCATGCTGGTGTGCACATGTACAAATGCTactgataacaataataacaatagaaaataaatgtaaaatagaaTAAACACAGTGgaattcattttaatgaattttCAAAACTATGTCAAATAGAATATATTAAATGGGTTTATTATTGCCACGTACTCGGTGCTGAAAAGCCCCTTGTTGGCAaagaaagcttttattttgtgtttttttgccgGAAGTCCCCTGTTTTAATAAAGAGAACTTGACACTGGTCCCAAGTTGAATACAGTCGCTGTGGTGCTGCGGCGCGGAGGCACTCAGGAGGAGAAAGTGGCTCGTTTGGTGTGCAGCTCTGACAGAGACGTCTCACCTGCGTCCCGCTTTCttttcagagggaaaaaagaggcgTTTGGGTTACTTTTCAATGAACAGACAGACTTAAGGCAAAGTGGTGGCAGTGGATCAAGGAGGTCCTCTGACTGAATCGGTCCTCTTCGGATGcagcagaggggaggggaggttGTCTGATCCGAGCCCCCTTCGGAAATGAGTCAAACGGCGGATGTGAAGGAAGGTGACGGAAAGTGATTCAAGGGGAGGAGGGATGATATCTCCGGgagtttttattattttctttaaggGAGTTTGATCTGCTCCAGCCGAGCTCCTCTGAAGCACATCACCTTTCAGATCATCTGATTTTTACTCTGCCGCCACACCTCTGCTGGTGAtccccctcctccatcagtCAAACTTGATCCCACCTTCAAAGATTAGTTGTGAAAACTTGCATTCAGCTGTATTATGGGATGCCGATGCCTCCTGGCTTTTGATCAATTGTAACTCTTTTTCTAGATATAGTACTTTACTAATCTGATTTGGTAGAAGTGAGACTGGGACATGG
This genomic interval from Chaetodon trifascialis isolate fChaTrf1 chromosome 9, fChaTrf1.hap1, whole genome shotgun sequence contains the following:
- the aipl1 gene encoding aryl-hydrocarbon-interacting protein-like 1, with amino-acid sequence MADMQDTLLLGSEGIKKTILHGGTGDIPKLTTGAKVTFHFRTQLCDDDRTVIDDSKAVGTPMEIVIGNMFKLDIWETLLNSMRIGEVAEFWCDTIHTGVYPLVAKGMRRIAEGKDPVDWHIHTCGMANMFAYHTLGYDDLDELMKEPKPLYFVLELIRVQQPSEYNRETWAMSDEERLKAVPVLHGQGNKLYKQGQYQLATQKYKEAIICIKNVQTKEKAWEVPWLKLEKMANTLTLNYCQCLLRMEEYYEVIEHTSDIINQHPGAVKAFFLRAKAHVEVWNEAEARQDFSRVLDLDPGMKKAVKKELAVLNMRMEEKNQEDKNKYKGMF